The genomic segment TGAGCTGCCTGTTTTTTATTGGAAAGCAAATGGAATAACGCACTTTGTATTTCCAATTTCAAACCTTATTTATATTTAATTATATTAATTTTTTAGACGCAATGTAGATTTTAGTTCATAGCTCTCCTTCCCGCCTTTTTCTCAAATATCAGCAAAAAGAGCGAGCCAGCCCCGGCAGGATCCGGCGCTGTTTTTGAAACTGGTCAGCGTCATTCTTTATATTGCAAACCCTATTTCCGCCTTCTCTCTCTGGCCCGTGCAATCGCCTCTTCTTCCTTTTTTCCCATGATGCGCTTGAGCAATGTATACGCAAAGATGCCAAGCACCAAGATTGCCAGCATGGCGTATTTGTATTTTCCATAATATTCGCCTACCGCCTGCCAGTTTTCCGAAAGCAGATAGCCTGCCCAGACGAGCAGCGCGTTCCAGATGGCTATGCCGACAGTAGATGCGCTTAAAAAGGTCCCCAGATCCTGCTTTGCAAGGCCCGCGATGAAGGAAATATACGTCCGGCAGAGCGGAATTACCCGGCAGATGCCCACCGAAAAAGCCGAATATTTCTCAAATTTCTGCCGGGTTACTTCCAGCCCGCCGGCCAGCTTGGGAAAGCGCCGCTCCAGTTTTTCCATCATGGGTGCGCCGCCCCAGCGGGCCAGGCTGTAATCTAGTAAACTTCCGCCCAGGCCGGCGGCAATGCAAATCAGATAGACCGAGAGAAACGTGAACCCTCCCTGCGCGGCGACAGCGCCGGAAAGTGGCAAGACGATCTCGCTGGGAACAGGAAAACACGCATACTCCAGGAATACCGCAAAAAAAATCGCGATAAGCCCATACTTTTGGATAATTTCGATGACCGTCTGATCCGCCATAACCCGTTCCCCTTCGCTTAAACTCTCGTATCATATGTATTCCCCCCTCTCCCGGTTTAGAAATGCGCAAACAAAAAGAGCCTGAATTTTCAGGCTCTTTTTCCGGCTGATTAGATATTCTTTCCTCTGCCCGTTACTGGAATCTTATCCACGATTTCTCCATCCCGCATGAGATAGAGGAAATCATAGAGATTGATCGTCGTGCAGCAGTGCCCCGGATAGAAGGCGACCTGCTCGCCCACCTGGAGCCCCGAATCGTCATCGAAAATCGCGCAGTGCTCTTCGTGCAGCTTGATCTGTGCCTCTGGGTTTTGGACTGGATAGGGCGGCGTCTGATCTACGCCAAAGCTCTTGATGCCCGCATCCACAACCACCGTCTTTGGATTTTTGCTGACGACCGTCGAGAGCACGAAAAGCGCCGGCTGAAAGGGCAGGCCAAAGCGCCCGTAGGAGGTATCCGAGAAGAGATAGCTGCCGGCCTGAATCTCCGTATAAACGCCGTGCGCGGCCTTCATCTCAACTGTACCCGTGCTCCCGCCGCTGATTTCGCGCACCGCAATGCCCCGCTCCTGCAAGTATTCCCTAAGCTGCCGCATGGTCTGCTCTGTCTTTTCCACGCCGGGCTGGCGGATGCTCATATCCTTGTGCGAAAGCTGGCCGGCATACGCCTGAATGCCGTCGAAGGTTACGTTTTTGCACTGGGTGATATGCTGGGCAACCTGGAAAAAATCCTCAAAATTGTAGACGCCGCAGCGGTTCATGCCCACGTCATATTCCACATAGCAGTGCACCGTGCTGCCCATCAGCTGAGCTGCCGCAGAAATCGCATCGACATTCTCCTTGCTGTCTACACAGACTGTCAAATGGCATTTCTTTGCCATGGCGGCCAGCCGCAGAATTTTGGAAGGCTGCACAACCTGGTTTGCGATGAGCACATCTTTGATCCCCGCTTCAACCAGCCCTTCCGCCTCGGAAATCTTGGCGCAGGTGATGCCCTTCGCCCCGGCGGCGATCTGCATCTTCGCGATCTCCACGCACTTATGCGACTTATAGTGCGGGCGCAGTTTTGCCGCAGAACCATTCATGATTTGCGCCATCTTGGCAATGTTTGCCTCCACCGCATCCAAATCCGCGACCAGCGCCGGTGTCTCCAAATCCTCTAATCTCATTTTGCTTTCCCTCTTTTCAATATACTAAACTTTTTGCTCGATAGTATAGGCATGAAAGGCCACTTTGGGCCGCGCCGCAAATTCCGCCGCCGTCAGATTGTAGTAGCAGACCGTCTTTTTCTGGCCGATCAGCGGAAACGTCTCAGTGCGCCTAAACATGGGGATCATGCCGCATTTTTCAATGACCCGGCGGGACTTCTCGTTCCCCTCAAAATGCCCGCACCAGACCATATCCAGCCCCATCTCATAGAACCCATATTCCAAAACGCACATTGCCGCCTCGGGCATCAGCCCCTGCCCCCAATACTCCGGGCTGAGCACATAGCCCATTTCCCGAGACATGAGCCGCTCATAGGCGAGGCTCACCTGGCGATCATGCAGGCCGATGCTGCCGATGACCTTCGCATCCCTCTTATGCTCCAGGGCCAAGATGAGATCCCGCTTTTCCTCCGCAAATCCCCGGGCAATTTCCCGGCTCTCTTCGGCAGATTCATGCACTGGCCAGCCTGCCTGCGGCCCGACCAGCGGGCTTTTGGCATATTCATATAAATCCTGGTAATCCGCTTCCCTCCAGGATCGCAGCACCAATCTGCGCGTCTCTAACTGCATGTTCACTACCTCAAATAATCTAGTATCGCCGCATAGGCCCCGATCAGCTGTTCCAGCGAGACGGCGCAGTTTGCCGGGCTGGGCGAAGGCAAGCAGAAAATGGGGCGCCCTGTCTTCGCCTGGCTGTATTTCCGGTAAAGGGCCGCCGCTTTTTGGCCTGTGGCAAAAACTGCCCGGATCTCCGCCGCCTGCAAGATGGGCTCCAGGTCGCTGGGGATTGGCTGGCGAATGCTGGCATCCGCTGCCCCCTGTATCTCACATGCCTGAAGCACGTCGTAAAGCGCGATCCCATGGCGCAGCGCCATCTGCCGCTTCTGCTCGTTATTCTCCGGCAGTGGTTCCTTTAGCAGGGCCGCCAGAACCCGCCAGAACCGGTTTTGCGGGTGCCCGTAGTAAAACCCGTTTTCCCTGGATTTGGGCGAGGGCATCGTCCCCAAAATCAGCACCTTGGAGCGCGCGTCATAAACAGGCGCAAACGGATTTTTGATCTCTGCCATGCCGCTACTCCCGGATGAGATCCGCATAATCCGCGCGGATCAATCTGCATAGTTCCTCCGGCGCCAGCTCCACCTGCTCCCCAATCTTCCCGGCGCTGACGGTGATGGTCGGCTGCATTTGCGCCGCCTCGTGCAGCACCGTGCGAAACTGCTTTTTCATGCCGATGGGCGAGCACCCGCCCCGCACATATCCGGTAAGCCCCAGAATCTGGGCAACCGGTATCATAGAGATAGATTTCTCTCCCACGGCTTTGGCCGCTTTTTTCAAATCCAGCTCCTCGTTTACCGGGATGACAAACACATAGTGCTGCCCTTTTGCGCCTGCCGTAACCAGCGTCTTATAGACCGCGCTGACCTCCTTGCCGATTAGCCCAGCCACTGTTACGCCGT from the Christensenellaceae bacterium 44-20 genome contains:
- the ybaK gene encoding Cys-tRNA(Pro) deacylase, which gives rise to MAKNEHKTNVMRALEQKKIAYTAYQYPHEGGAVDGVTVAGLIGKEVSAVYKTLVTAGAKGQHYVFVIPVNEELDLKKAAKAVGEKSISMIPVAQILGLTGYVRGGCSPIGMKKQFRTVLHEAAQMQPTITVSAGKIGEQVELAPEELCRLIRADYADLIRE
- a CDS encoding DSD1 family PLP-dependent enzyme, with the translated sequence MRLEDLETPALVADLDAVEANIAKMAQIMNGSAAKLRPHYKSHKCVEIAKMQIAAGAKGITCAKISEAEGLVEAGIKDVLIANQVVQPSKILRLAAMAKKCHLTVCVDSKENVDAISAAAQLMGSTVHCYVEYDVGMNRCGVYNFEDFFQVAQHITQCKNVTFDGIQAYAGQLSHKDMSIRQPGVEKTEQTMRQLREYLQERGIAVREISGGSTGTVEMKAAHGVYTEIQAGSYLFSDTSYGRFGLPFQPALFVLSTVVSKNPKTVVVDAGIKSFGVDQTPPYPVQNPEAQIKLHEEHCAIFDDDSGLQVGEQVAFYPGHCCTTINLYDFLYLMRDGEIVDKIPVTGRGKNI
- a CDS encoding GNAT family N-acetyltransferase; this translates as MQLETRRLVLRSWREADYQDLYEYAKSPLVGPQAGWPVHESAEESREIARGFAEEKRDLILALEHKRDAKVIGSIGLHDRQVSLAYERLMSREMGYVLSPEYWGQGLMPEAAMCVLEYGFYEMGLDMVWCGHFEGNEKSRRVIEKCGMIPMFRRTETFPLIGQKKTVCYYNLTAAEFAARPKVAFHAYTIEQKV
- a CDS encoding DNA-deoxyinosine glycosylase — protein: MAEIKNPFAPVYDARSKVLILGTMPSPKSRENGFYYGHPQNRFWRVLAALLKEPLPENNEQKRQMALRHGIALYDVLQACEIQGAADASIRQPIPSDLEPILQAAEIRAVFATGQKAAALYRKYSQAKTGRPIFCLPSPSPANCAVSLEQLIGAYAAILDYLR
- a CDS encoding DedA family protein, yielding MADQTVIEIIQKYGLIAIFFAVFLEYACFPVPSEIVLPLSGAVAAQGGFTFLSVYLICIAAGLGGSLLDYSLARWGGAPMMEKLERRFPKLAGGLEVTRQKFEKYSAFSVGICRVIPLCRTYISFIAGLAKQDLGTFLSASTVGIAIWNALLVWAGYLLSENWQAVGEYYGKYKYAMLAILVLGIFAYTLLKRIMGKKEEEAIARARERRRK